From Mesotoga infera, one genomic window encodes:
- a CDS encoding MarR family transcriptional regulator, giving the protein MSKKEDVAIPSEDELLRLDNQLCFALYSSSRGITRLYRPLLLEFGITYPQYLAMLVLWEKEPLTVKELGERLFLDSGTLTPLLKRMEKQGLLTRERSQGDERQVLIGLTDEGRKLKDKALAIPLKIANQVNISQSEFISLLTSLKKLMKKIDMGGSNNSM; this is encoded by the coding sequence GTGAGTAAGAAAGAGGATGTCGCGATTCCAAGTGAAGATGAGCTGCTCAGACTGGACAATCAGCTTTGTTTTGCTTTGTACTCCAGCTCGAGGGGTATCACAAGGCTGTACAGACCGTTGCTTCTGGAGTTCGGCATAACCTACCCCCAATATTTGGCAATGCTTGTTCTCTGGGAGAAGGAGCCGCTTACCGTAAAAGAACTCGGTGAAAGACTGTTTCTCGATTCTGGAACCCTGACTCCTTTGCTGAAGAGAATGGAAAAACAGGGACTCCTGACAAGAGAAAGGTCTCAGGGTGATGAGAGGCAGGTGCTGATAGGTCTGACAGATGAAGGAAGAAAACTTAAGGATAAGGCACTGGCCATTCCGCTGAAAATTGCCAACCAGGTAAATATTTCTCAAAGCGAGTTCATTTCTCTCTTGACATCTCTGAAAAAGCTGATGAAAAAGATAGATATGGGCGGCTCGAACAACTCCATGTAG